Within the Clostridia bacterium genome, the region TCCATTCCAGCCAGCGTATGCGTATGCAGGAAAGATGCTTCAGCCAGTCTCTTTGCTTAAAAATGTGATGCAGAAAAAAACCGGCTTCGTATAAAAACAGCCACGGAACAAGCGGAAAATAATCGGATGAATAAAAATCCGGTGCAGGAAATCCCAGGTAAGCAGTAAATAAATTACAATAAAGAAATTCAGGCAACTTTGCTTTGAAATGCCCCAATCCGATATAGCCAAACGAAACATTTTTTGTCAGTACAAACAGCAGAACAAACAAGATGAAACCAATATACGGGTTCACTTTTTTGAGGGGCTTGTCTAAAACAGGCATCAAAAGCATGCCTGTTCCGATTAAGCTTAAAATCCCAAAATGTATAGGCGAGTCGGGAAATACAACTAAAGTAACAGCTGTTATAATCAAAGAAAAAGCCAGCACAACAAGCGTTCTGCTGATTTTCTGACGGCTTAACGGTCTGCAAAAGCCGGAAAGCAATACAAACAGCCACCTGCCAAGCTCCTGGTAATAAAAAGTCTTGTCGAAATCAAGCCACGGAATCTCTATGTTGTAAATGTAAATTAAATCCCATATGCCGTGCAGAACAACCATGTTCAATATTGCAAATCCGCGAAGAATGTCTAAGATTGCATAACGTTCTTTTTTCTGTGTCATAAATGACAACCTCCAATGCTATTTAATGCGCACATCTAAGCTGTCGGAATAAACATCATATTCAAAAATCCGTGCATAGCCCGGAAGTGTTTTATTTACATCTTCTACAATTTTATCTATGCAAACAGATTTATCTTTTATATAAAATGCGGCAACAATTTTTTTATTTTTCTCAAAAACTTTGACTTTGTTTATGCCTTCAAATGCATCAAACAGTGCTTCGATTTTTTCGGGATACACGTTTTCACCATTGGAGAAAAGGATGATTCTTTTTTTACGCCCCACAATATAAAGTTTATTGCTTTTTACATAACCTAAATCACCTGTTCTGAAAAAACCGTCCAGGTCAAAGGATGCGTCAGTCAACTCCGGGTTTCCGTAGTAGCCCGGGGTGACGTTTGCACCTTTTATCAGGATTTCACCGATTCCTTCTGCGCTTGGTTCAAGTATTTTAACGGTTATGTGTTCCATGATTGTACCGGCACAAGTGTTTTCGTTGCGATTGGGATACTCAAGGGCTACAAGTGCCGCTGCTTCGGTTAATCCGTAAGAGCAAAGCAAATTGATTCCGTTATCCTTAAAAAACTTTACAATTGCAGGCTCCAGTCCGGCACCGCCGATGAACAAATATCTGATTCTACCGCCAAGGAGAGCTTTCGGCGAGCATTTTTGAGACAGACAAATACTGTAAATGCGTTCACAAATCAATGGAACGGCACATAAAACGGTTGGCTGTACCTCTTTAAGCTCGGACAGAATGCTTTTAACATCACTGCAAAGGTAGACAGACATTCCAAAAAGCAAGGAATATAAAAAATTGCAAATACCGCCATATACATGGTGAAGTGGTAAAAATAAATAACTTA harbors:
- a CDS encoding AMP-binding protein; protein product: MVCNIAEILNSCAVKNNPDHYIFEKKNGAFTPHTFSKFYDDVHKVASYLTSKGYAGEKIIICAENSYAYMVADIAIMGYVGISAVVPKEWSCKELACICEQLNSKCIIFSPSKQDCIAKLSKLFPAVECISTDVLLSLPAGKATLVPGKSMDIAKIFFSSGSTGFSKAVTLTQNNMFANFEGLTRRAPMNSSDVSYLFLPLHHVYGGICNFLYSLLFGMSVYLCSDVKSILSELKEVQPTVLCAVPLICERIYSICLSQKCSPKALLGGRIRYLFIGGAGLEPAIVKFFKDNGINLLCSYGLTEAAALVALEYPNRNENTCAGTIMEHITVKILEPSAEGIGEILIKGANVTPGYYGNPELTDASFDLDGFFRTGDLGYVKSNKLYIVGRKKRIILFSNGENVYPEKIEALFDAFEGINKVKVFEKNKKIVAAFYIKDKSVCIDKIVEDVNKTLPGYARIFEYDVYSDSLDVRIK
- a CDS encoding DUF1624 domain-containing protein, giving the protein MTQKKERYAILDILRGFAILNMVVLHGIWDLIYIYNIEIPWLDFDKTFYYQELGRWLFVLLSGFCRPLSRQKISRTLVVLAFSLIITAVTLVVFPDSPIHFGILSLIGTGMLLMPVLDKPLKKVNPYIGFILFVLLFVLTKNVSFGYIGLGHFKAKLPEFLYCNLFTAYLGFPAPDFYSSDYFPLVPWLFLYEAGFFLHHIFKQRDWLKHLSCIRIRWLEWIGRNTLYIYVLHQPIIYGVLYFIFGY